CCTTCTCGCGTCGGAAGTTGCGCACGCTCTCTCTGGGCATGTTCCCCTCGTACTCGGCCTCCGAGAACCGGCCGAGGTGTTCGACCTCGAACAGCTTCATCTTCAGCGGATCGGGCTCGACGCGCTCGCCGCGGTCGTTGTACAGGGGTTCGTCGGTCTCCCAGGCGTAGACGTGTTCGACGTACTCGGCGACAGTCTCCTCGTCGACGCGTTTCTCGTGCATGATCGCCTCGATGACGTCGCTCTCCTGCTGGTCGAAGACGTAGTTTTTGACCGGGACGACTCGGTTCTCGAACTCCGAGCGCTCACCCGTCGAGAACACGGGCGCCTCCGAGAGCCCCTCGGCCATCGCGTTGAGGACGTCCCGAGGCATGACGACGTCCTCGACGGCCAGCTCGGAGTGGTGGCGATCCCGGTCGGTCTGAAGGAGTTCGGCGAGAGTGTCCCGCGTGTAGGTGACGGGGATCCCGCCGTCGCCGTCGTCGCCGTTGTCTGCAAAGTCGAACTCCTCTTTCTCGCGTCGGGTGTCGCCCTCCTGGAGGTAGCCCTGGTCGAAGATCAGGGCCTTGTCGACGAGATCCAGCCCGTTGGGAAGGTCCTCCTCGTCGAGCCGGGTGACGACCGCGTACAGCGCCGCGGCCTCGATCGCGTGGGGGGCAAACTCCCGCTGGCGGGGGTTCCCGTCTCGATCCTTGACCGTCACCGCGACCGGCTCGCGGATCCGATCGGCGAGATCGAGGTAGCTCTCGGCCTCCCAGACGGTCGTTTCCGCTGTCAGTTCGCGGCGGATCAGCTCCGTCTCGAGGCTCAGGTTCGTCAGGTAGCCGAACTGGTGGCGGTCGAGTCGGCGCTTGAGTGCCTTCAGCGGATCCATCCCGTTACGGTCGGCGTGCTGGTTGAGCTGGGCCTCCAGATCGGGGTTCGAGATAATCAACATCTGCGTGTCGACGTCCATCCCGATCCCCTGGTCGAGTTTCACCGACTGCTCGTCGGGGACGTTCAGTAGCTTCTGGAGCAGGTCGGCGTGCTGGGCCGCGTCCTCGACGATCGTGAGGACGCCGTTGCCCTGCGACAACACGCCGTCATAGCTGAACGCCTGGGGGTTCTTCCGCCCCCGGGAGTCGAGTTCCTGGAGCATCCCGTGCATCCAGGAGCCGACGAGTCGCTCCTTGGGACGGCCGTCGTCCTCACTGTGGAGGACGCCGACGCCCTGGCCGATGTCGACGACGTAGTTTTTCACGCGGAGGTGCTGGTCGTCGGCGATCGTCGAGAACAGCTCGTCTTTCCCCTCCCGGCGGTAGTGTTCCTCGAGGTAGTCGTAGGCCTCCCGGGAGAACGGGTCGAGCTCGGCGTCGACCCGAACGGGGACGTGGTCCTTGAGCTCGTCGTTCAGCTCCTCGAGCAGCTCCGCCCGGACGTCCTCGGGGAACACGGATAGCGGGTGGGCCTGGACCGGGCTCTCGTACCAGTGGGTGTCGTCGGTCGTCGTCGAGTCGGTGCCGTAGCTCAGCCCGCGCTCCTCGACGTCGGCGGTGGTGACGTTCCACTCGACGGTGTAGCGCCGTCCCTCGGGGGTCTTCGAGTACTCGCGCAGGCCGTTGACCAGACAGCGCTTGAGCTCCGACTTGCCCGTCGCCGTGGGTCCCTCGAACCAGATGATCTTCTCGTCTTTCGCCCGCCCCGCGGCGATCGACCGGAGGTCGTCGACGAACCGATTGAGAACCTCGGTGTTACCGAGGATCGCGTGCTCGCCGTCGTTGTGCGGGTCGTCGAAGAAGCGGTAGCGCTCCTTCTCCTCGCCCTCCTCGACCACGGTGCGAGTGCCGGCCGCCTCGATCGCCTCGAGCAGGTACTTCGAGGCGTGGGAGGCGATCGTCGGGTTCGCAAAGATCCGATCGACGTAGGACGCGATATCCATCGGCTCTTCGTAGGTCTCCTCGAGGGTGCGGTCGGCCGCGCCCACGTAGTCGCGTTCGGTCATGTTAGTCTTCCATCTCGGCTTTGGCGACCTCCGCGCCGGCGAACTCGAGGACTTCCTTGGCGCCCGACTCAGAGTACCCCTGTTCCATCAGCGCGTCGATCCACGAGGAGCGCTCGTCGTCGTCGAACTCGTTGGCGCTGACCAGCGCGGAGAAGTTGATGTTGTGCTTCTTGTCCTCCCAGAGCTTGCGCTCGAGGGCGCGGCGCAGCCGTTCGTTGTCCTGGGGGTTGAACGCCTCGCCCTCGCGGGCCCGGCGGGAGACCCAATTGCTCACCTCCTGGCGGAACGACTCCTTGCGGTCCTCGGGGATGTCGAGTTTCTCCTCGACGCTGCGCAGGAAGGTTTCGTCGGGCTCCTGCTCGCGGCCCGTGAGCTCGTCTTCGATCGTGTCGTCGTCGATGTAGGCCATCACGTGGTCCATGTACTTTTCGCCCTGGCGCTGGATCTCGTCGATGTCATACGCGAGGGCGTGGCGGACGTCCTCGATGGCCCGCTCGCGGTACTCCTCGCGGACCGTCTCGAGGTAGCGGTAGTAGGTCTCGAAGTTGTCCTCCGGGATCGAGCCGTGGTGCTCTAAGTTCTCCTCGAAGAAGTTGAATACCGTCAGCGGCGAGAGGAACCCGCGCGAGCGGTGTTTCGAGTCCATGATCGCCTCGGCGATCTCGTCGCCGATAAAGCGGGGCGAGACGCCGACCATCCCCTCGCCGATCTCGGCTTTCGCCTCGGCCTCCTCGCGGAGCTTCTTGACGTCGATGTCGTCGCCCTCGTCGATCTCGCCGTTGTAGGCCTTGGCCTTCGAGAGCAGGTCGACGGTCTCGGTGTCGGGCTCCTCGATCCGCGTGAGGACGCCGAACAGTCCCGCCATCTCGAGGGTGTGGGGCTCGACGTTGATGTCGGGGACGTCGGCGTTGTTCAGCATCTTCTCGTAGATCTGGGCCTCGTCCTCGTAGGAGAGGACGTACGGGAAGTCGATCCGCTTGGTGCGGTCGTTGAACGCCTCCATCTTCTCGTCGCCCTTCTTGTCCTTGTACTCGGGCATGTTCGTCCGCCCGACGATCACCTGGTCGATGTCGATCCGCGGGTTGCTCTTTGGCTTGATCGTCTGCTCCTGGGTGGCGTGTAGGAAGTCATAGAGGAACTCCCGCTGGAGCTTGAGCAGCTCCTCGCCGGAGAAGACGCCGCGGTTGGCGTTACAGAACGCCCCAGAGTAGTCGAACGCGCGCGGATCCGACTCGCCGTAGATGGCGATCTTCGAGTAGTTGACGTCGCCGGTTAGCTCGGTCTCGTCCTGGTTTTTCTTGTCCTTGGGCTCGAACGTCTCGAGGGCCTGACGCTTGTTCTCGTCGGCGACCAGCCGGATGACCTCGACGTGGTTCTCTAAGACCTGCTGGAGGTCGTCCTCGTAGTAGGCCAGCAGCCTGTCCATGTAGAACTCGCTTTCGGGGTCCAGCGCCTGCTCGTTCTGGATGGTGTAGGGCGCGTCGAGGACGTCGTTCAGGTCGTCGATCACCCGCTGGCGTTGCTCCAGGGGCAGCAAGACGAGCGGATCCTGGTTCATCGGCGAGCGAACCGTGTCGTCGGCGGGATCCTGGTCCTGGATGACGTCACAGAGGTTCGTCCAGCGGAACGTGTACATCCGCCCCTCCTCGCGGAGGGTGTAGTCCTCGAAGTACTTTCGCACCTGTTTGTCGAAGTGGGACTTCCCGGATCCGACCGGACCCAGCAGGAGCTTGATCCGCCGTTCCGGACCGAGCCTGCGAGCGCCCGATTTCACCTTGTTGACGAACTCGTGGATCGACTGGTGGATCACCTTCCCGTAGAAGGTGTTCTCGCCGCCGTGGAGCGGGTCCTTGGAGGCGAGTTCGTACTCCACCACTCCCTCGGTCTCGTCGTAGGTCGTCCCGTAGTAGTCGAACATGTCCGCAACCCGCTGGTGGGCGTTGCGGGTGATCTTCGGGTCCTCGTAACACTCCTCTAGGTACCAGCCGAAGGACTTGGTTTCCCGCAGGTCCGCGGGCATCGATTCCTTGTAATCCGTACTGAGCTTCTCGAGCGTCTCGATGTCACCGTTCATGGTATCATTGCCAGTTTCGTCCCCCGTCGGTCGTATCGGAGTGAACGTCGTTCGACCAGCCTGTACCGTCGTGCGGCCGGACCGCCGCTATCCGCCGTCTCGTATCCGTTCGACGCGCCACGGTCGAACCGCTCCGCGCGGCTGCCTGCGGAGGGCGCGAACCGGTGCGGACGGCGTCGATGCGTCGTGCCATGTGTGAGCCATCACCACCCTGCGTCGCGCGAGGACCGTGGTTTCGGTCTCGGACGACGGTGCGCCGGGGACGGGCGCGAAGTGGGATCGGTCCGGCGAGCGGATACCGATAGTATTTAATGAGTGAGTAATCCACGTACTTAAGCTTAGCCCCAAAAGGTATTTGCCAGCAGATGTTTTCTTCGTAGATCCTATGCAAATTATAGTTGGGTAACGATATCGCTTACCAGGGTCGC
This genomic window from Natronococcus occultus SP4 contains:
- a CDS encoding PrkA family serine protein kinase; protein product: MTERDYVGAADRTLEETYEEPMDIASYVDRIFANPTIASHASKYLLEAIEAAGTRTVVEEGEEKERYRFFDDPHNDGEHAILGNTEVLNRFVDDLRSIAAGRAKDEKIIWFEGPTATGKSELKRCLVNGLREYSKTPEGRRYTVEWNVTTADVEERGLSYGTDSTTTDDTHWYESPVQAHPLSVFPEDVRAELLEELNDELKDHVPVRVDAELDPFSREAYDYLEEHYRREGKDELFSTIADDQHLRVKNYVVDIGQGVGVLHSEDDGRPKERLVGSWMHGMLQELDSRGRKNPQAFSYDGVLSQGNGVLTIVEDAAQHADLLQKLLNVPDEQSVKLDQGIGMDVDTQMLIISNPDLEAQLNQHADRNGMDPLKALKRRLDRHQFGYLTNLSLETELIRRELTAETTVWEAESYLDLADRIREPVAVTVKDRDGNPRQREFAPHAIEAAALYAVVTRLDEEDLPNGLDLVDKALIFDQGYLQEGDTRREKEEFDFADNGDDGDGGIPVTYTRDTLAELLQTDRDRHHSELAVEDVVMPRDVLNAMAEGLSEAPVFSTGERSEFENRVVPVKNYVFDQQESDVIEAIMHEKRVDEETVAEYVEHVYAWETDEPLYNDRGERVEPDPLKMKLFEVEHLGRFSEAEYEGNMPRESVRNFRREKVITSLNRHAWEHRDDDFSVQDVDLTAIPVIKSVLESHDWDDVERTFEDFDPRQWDDPPSGTETESVKERTIETMVEQFDYSAASAELTSRHVMGQVSYRWD
- a CDS encoding PrkA family serine protein kinase translates to MNGDIETLEKLSTDYKESMPADLRETKSFGWYLEECYEDPKITRNAHQRVADMFDYYGTTYDETEGVVEYELASKDPLHGGENTFYGKVIHQSIHEFVNKVKSGARRLGPERRIKLLLGPVGSGKSHFDKQVRKYFEDYTLREEGRMYTFRWTNLCDVIQDQDPADDTVRSPMNQDPLVLLPLEQRQRVIDDLNDVLDAPYTIQNEQALDPESEFYMDRLLAYYEDDLQQVLENHVEVIRLVADENKRQALETFEPKDKKNQDETELTGDVNYSKIAIYGESDPRAFDYSGAFCNANRGVFSGEELLKLQREFLYDFLHATQEQTIKPKSNPRIDIDQVIVGRTNMPEYKDKKGDEKMEAFNDRTKRIDFPYVLSYEDEAQIYEKMLNNADVPDINVEPHTLEMAGLFGVLTRIEEPDTETVDLLSKAKAYNGEIDEGDDIDVKKLREEAEAKAEIGEGMVGVSPRFIGDEIAEAIMDSKHRSRGFLSPLTVFNFFEENLEHHGSIPEDNFETYYRYLETVREEYRERAIEDVRHALAYDIDEIQRQGEKYMDHVMAYIDDDTIEDELTGREQEPDETFLRSVEEKLDIPEDRKESFRQEVSNWVSRRAREGEAFNPQDNERLRRALERKLWEDKKHNINFSALVSANEFDDDERSSWIDALMEQGYSESGAKEVLEFAGAEVAKAEMED